CATGTCGGAAGAGAGATTCCCTCACGGACCGATCCCCAAGTTCTCACCCCGCAACAGTCGTCACCGGCGGTTGTTCTCGAGCCACGATGCCGCACCGTACCTGCTGACCACGTTCACGAACGCGGTGTGGCTGGAGAAGCGGCCGGACGAGCTCGACGCGTTGCTGGCGCCGCACCAGGAGCTGATCCTGGCGAACGTCGAGCCCGACGAGGACCTGGTCGGGCGGACGCCGGACGATGAGATGGAGCGGGTTGAGAAGTTACAGCCAGCGTACTACATCCCGAGTGACCGGTGGGTGTACGAGGACACGATGACGGATGCTGAGCAGTTGGAAGAGATCGACCGTTGTATGGACGGGACTCGTGAGGTGTTCAACCGGATCGAGGCCCGTGATGACCTGCCGACGCAGGTGATCCCGATCGCGAAGGGGTGGAAGCACTGGCATTTTGAACGGTGCCGGCGTACGTTCGAGGATCTCGGCTTGTCGTACTGTGCGTTCGATGTGACGCAGTACAACAGTATCAATATGGTTCTCGAGGACGTTCACCGGTTGATCGAGGTCATCGGTCCTGACGGGGTCTTGTTAATCGGGAAGCTGTCCCCCGATCATCTCCGACGATGCCCGCCTGAAGTGGTGGCTGCTACCGGGGTCGATCACTGGCGGAAGAACAGCCAGACGGAGTCAGGCCGGTTCAGTCGTGAGCTGTATCGTTTCTGGGCGATGCGGGCGTACGCCGCCATCAGCAGTGCACAGACCAGATTAGACCATTTCGGAAGCCAATCCAATGTTCGTATTCATGGGTAACCGTGTTGGCAGTCCGCCGTCCAGTTCGGGCGGTGGAGGCGAGGAACAGCCCGAGGAACAGCCAGAGGAGGAAGCGACCGGTGACGAGGACGAGACGGTGCAGACCGGTATCACGGGCGCGGTGGCGGGTGCTGCGGCAGCTGCCGCCGGTGCTGCGTCGGGGAGTGGTTCGCCGCCTGTAGATGGTGAGACACCTGACGAAGACGCGGAGGATGATGAGGATGTCAGTCCCGATGATAACGACGAGGGCAGCAAGGAAGACCCAGAGGTTCCGGAGGAGACCCCGGAAGATCCGCCCGTTGAGCCGGAGCAGCCGACCGACGGTGACGGGTTTGAGCCTGCGGAGCCGGCAGAGAAACCCACCGAATCTGACAGTGAGGAGGAGACTGAGGACGAGGAGGCACCTGAGGACGAGGAGGCACCTGAGGACGAGGAGGACCTCGACGATGACGATGAGGATTCCCGGTTCGTGTACGGCGATATCGTGTTCGATCGGGACAGCGTCGACGAGGACGAAGTCGACGAGGCGGACACCGAGTTGTCCGTAGTTGTGAACCTCCCGGACGCGAGTATCCGTGAGTGGGAGTGCGGCGAGGATGAGACCGTAACGGATCGGGACTCGCATTACCCACCGACTGATGACGTCGTCGTGGTCGTTGAGCGGGGGGTGCTGGACGCGGTGGCGCCTGCGTGGGATGAGCGCGAGTCCGAAATCCTGATCGAGGAGTTGGATGCTGTCGGTGTAGAGTATACAGCCTATCCGTCGCTTCGGCTAGGGCTGTATGAGCCGTCGTATCTCCGGGAATAAGAACGCGTAGAAAATTCCGCTTGAAGTACGTTACTACGCCGGTTTAGGAGTCAAGCACTGTATTCAGTGCCACAACCCCCAGGACCGAATTCCGTACTCGATAGCGTTTATTTGCCCCTCAATGGGTGAGGGGATCGCTGTACTGGCGAGTTCCCGAATCACGGTGAGAACGATGGCAACCAGAGACATCTACGAAACTGGATTCGACGAAGACGTCCGAACGGAATCGAGTGCGAATCAGTGTCCCGAGTGCGACGGCCGGGTTACCACGAACGCGGTCGAAACGGTCTGCGAGGACTGTGGCCTGGTCATCGACGAACAGCGCATCGATCACGGGCCGGAGTGGCGGGCGTACGACGACGAGCGCGAGCGCACAGGCGCTCCGTTAACCGCGGCACGACACGATCGAGGATTGTCGACGGAGATCGGCCGCGGGACCGATGCGAACGGGAATGAACTCTCAGGACAGAAGCGACGGCGGCTCGCTCGGATGCGGCGTGAACAGACGCGTGGGCGGTTTCAGTCGAAAGCTGAACGCAACCTCGCACACGGGCTTAGTGAAGTCCGCCGGATCAGTAGTGCGCTCGAACTATCCGAGACGATCCGTGACCAGGCCTGCCAGCTATTCCGCAGCGCTCAGAACGAGGACCTCCTCCAGGGCCGGTCGATCGAGGCGATGGCCGCCGCGAGTGTCTACGGGGCGTGTCGGTGTAACGGGCGGCCGCGAACGCTCAACGACATCACCGAGTCGGCGCGCGTCGAGCAATCGCGGGTGACGAACGCATACACGACGCTGAATACGGAACTTGGCTTGCCAGCCCAACCCGTGACGCCGAGTACGTTCGTTCCGCGGTTGGCCTCGGAGCTCGACGTCTCCGATCAGATCCGGCAGCGGGCTCGGCAGTTGGCGGAAGCATCCGAATCGACCGGAGCAACCACGGGGGTTCGACCATCTGGGTTCGCTGCAGCCTGTCTGTACAAGGCCGGACGCGAAGACGGACGATGGCTCACCCAGTCGGACGTCGCTGACGTTGCGAACGTCTCGGTGGTCACCGTGCGGACCCACCGCGACGCGCTGGACGAACTGGCTGTCTAACGCCCACACTGCTGATTTTCGGTTGTATGTCTGTAGGCTGATTGATGTGAGAGCCATTGTTTAAACCCGAAGACGAAGCATGATACGGCCAGATCACTCTATGACCGACCAGTACGCCGACTACGAAGCCCTCCGACCGCTCGGCGAAGCGACCCACGTTCCCGACGATCAACTCACCAGTAGTAGTGGCGAGCCCCGGCGGCAACGCTCTAGTGGCGTCGACACGGACTATCCAGACGGCCCGACAGCAGATGAGACCGAGTGCGATTCCTGCGGAGCGTCGATCCCCGCTGGCCAGTCGAAGTGCCGGTTCTGTCTCACGAACCATCTCGAAGCAGCAGACGATCAGGACACATCGAATGCCGAACGGACTCTTCTCCACGTCATCCAGCTGCTCGTAGAGGCGTCGACGTTCTACGGCGCCGTCGGGAAGGGATCTGCTGCGGCCACCCTCCTCGCGAAGGGAGATGATG
This genomic window from Haloplanus vescus contains:
- a CDS encoding transcription initiation factor IIB; amino-acid sequence: MATRDIYETGFDEDVRTESSANQCPECDGRVTTNAVETVCEDCGLVIDEQRIDHGPEWRAYDDERERTGAPLTAARHDRGLSTEIGRGTDANGNELSGQKRRRLARMRREQTRGRFQSKAERNLAHGLSEVRRISSALELSETIRDQACQLFRSAQNEDLLQGRSIEAMAAASVYGACRCNGRPRTLNDITESARVEQSRVTNAYTTLNTELGLPAQPVTPSTFVPRLASELDVSDQIRQRARQLAEASESTGATTGVRPSGFAAACLYKAGREDGRWLTQSDVADVANVSVVTVRTHRDALDELAV